A region from the Medicago truncatula cultivar Jemalong A17 chromosome 6, MtrunA17r5.0-ANR, whole genome shotgun sequence genome encodes:
- the LOC25495294 gene encoding transcription factor PRE5 encodes MSSRRSRQQSSSSRISDDQIIELVSKLRQLVPEIRHRRSDKVSASKVLQETCNYIRNLHREVDDLSERLSQLLVTIDADSPEANIIRSLINQ; translated from the exons ATGTCTAGCAGAAGGTCAAGGCAACAATCTTCTTCTTCAAGAATTTCTGATGATCAAATCATCGAACTTGTTTCCAAGTTACGTCAACTTGTTCCTGAGATTCGTCATAGGCGTTCAGACAAG GTATCAGCATCTAAGGTCCTACAAGAGACTTGTAACTACATAAGAAACTTACACAGAGAAGTTGATGATTTAAGTGAAAGACTGTCTCAGTTATTGGTCACAATTGATGCTGATAGTCCAGAGGCTAATATTATCAGAAGCCTAATTAATCAATAA